The stretch of DNA CGCAGACGGCGGCCCCCGTGCTCAGCCCCTTGGGACTGTTCACCGTGCTTCTCGGTGCGGCGCTCCCCCTCATCGATTTCTTCATCGTCAACGTCGCCCTGCCCGCGATCGGCCGTGATCTGGCCGCGGGCGAGGCGACCCTCGAACTCGTCGTCGCCGGTTACGGCGTGGCCTACGCCGTCCTGCTGGTGCTCGGCGGGCGGCTCGGCGATCTCCTCGGCCGTCGCAGGCTGTTCCTGACCGGGATGGCCGCCTTCGGCGTGACCTCGCTGGCCTGCGGGCTCGCCCCCACGGCCGCCACGCTGGTCGCCGCGCGGATCGCGCAGGGCGCGGCGGCGGCGCTGATGCTGCCGCAGGTACTGGCGACCATCCACGCCACCACACAGGGCCCGCGCCGCGCCAAGGCCCTGAGCCTGTACGGGGCGACCTCGGGCCTCGCGATGGTGGCCGGGCAGATCCTGGGCGGTGTCCTGGTGGCGGCGGACGTGGCGGGCACGGGCTGGCGGGCGATCTTCCTGGTCAACGTGCCCGTGGCGGTGGTGGGCCTCCTCTTCACCTCCCGCTCGGTCCCCGAGACCCGCTCGCCCCGCCCCTCCGCGGTCGACATCCCGGGCACGCTGCTCCTCGCCCTCAGCCTGGTCTCCCTGCTCCTGCCGCTGACGGAGGGCCGCGCCGCGGGCTGGCCGGTGTGGACCTGGGTCGTGCTCGCGGTGTTCCCTGTCGCCGCGACCGTCTTCTTCCGGGTGGAGCGGCGGCTGGAACGGGCCGGTCGCGCCCCTCTCGTACCGCCGAGCCTGCTCGAACTGGTCCCGTTGCGCCGCGGGCTTTCCCTGGTGGTGCCGTTCTCCATCGGCTTCGGCGGCTTCATGTTCGTGATGGCGGTGGCGCTGCAACAAGGCCTGACGATGGGCCCGGTGCCGGCCGGTCTCGCGATGACTCCGCTGGCCGTCACGTTCTTCGCCGCCTCGCTCGCGGGGCCGCGCCTGGTACGCCGGTACGGGAGCCGTGTGATCACGGCGGGCGGTCTCATCCAGGCCGTGGGGGTCACCGTCATCGCGCTGACGGTGCTCGGCGACTGGTCGCACCTGGGCATCGCGGGCCTCGCCCCCGGCATGGCGGTGGCGGGGCTCGGCCAGGGGTTGCAACTCCCCGTACTCGTCCGCGTGATCCTCGCCGAGGTACCCGCGGACCGTGCGGGTACGGGAAGCGGAGTGATGGTCACGACGCAGCAGTCGGCGCTGGCCCTGGGCGTGGCCACGCTGGGCACGCTCTTCCTCGCGCTGGCCGGGAGCGACGGGATGCGGACGGCTCTGACGGTGGCGCTCTTCGTGCTTCTCGCCGTCGTGGTCCTGACCGCGGCACTCAGCCTGCGGCTGCCGCGCACGATCACATGATGGCGTGCGAAGGGAATGGCGGAGGGGCCAGAACCGAGCAGGTTCCGGCCCCTCCGCTCTGATGCGACGAGCGACGAGCGACGAGCGACGAGCGACGAGCGACGAGCGACGAGCGACGAGCGACGAGCCGAAGGATCAACGAGCTGACAGATCGACGCGCGGGCAGATCAACGCGCGGGCAGATCAGCGCGCTGGCAGATCAGTGATCCGACCGAACGACGACCCACCGGATCAATCGTCACCGGGTCCACGACTCACCGGATCAACTGCCGTTCCCGGCCCCCGACTCGGCACCGGCGCCGGAGTCGGCGCCGGAGTCGGAGTCGGACGCGGGAGCCTCGGCCCCGGGCTCCCGCTCCGCTGCGGCCTTCAGCGCCTCGTTGCGCTCCCGCATCTTGCGGGCCAGCTCCTGCTTCTGCCCGACGGCCGCCTTGCGGTCGGCGGGTCCTGTGGTCAGCGCGTCCTGGTTGCCGCGGGACATTTTGGACCGCTGTCCACCGACACCGAGAAGATTGTTGCGGCTCTTCGCCATGGGTACTCCGATCGAAAGTTCACCGCGACGTGCTCGGCCGAGGTGAGGAGGGTGGGGAAACGGGGGCAGGCGGAAGGGTCCGCCCCACCCTCACTCGTAGATCGGTGTCATGAAGAACATGCCAAGACGCTACCGCGCGCGGAACCCGCCACGCACCACATTTCCCTGACGCCCGGAGCGAACAGCCGACGGGGCCGCGGAGGCCCGCGGAGGAAGACCCGCCGCAGGTCAAGGCCGTACGGCGGGTCTCAAAGGTGCCCAGGAGCCGGCGTTACTCCCCGTCCACCCCGCAATCCGCCCCGACGGCCCCGGCCGCGTACCGGACCCCGCCGAGCAACAGGAGGCGGAAGTCCTCGTCCGCGTAGGACTCAGCGGTGTGCCCGAGCCCGGTGTAGAAGGACCGGCCCGCCCCTTGTTGGTGGCACCAGGTGATGGGGTGGTCCCCGCCCATCTCCCCGCCGCTGTAACTCGTCTCGTCCAGGTTCTGGAGTACGTGCACCCGGGCGCGCGGATTGGTGCGGTAGTTGTACAGCTCGTCGGTGTGCGCCCAGGTCTCGTCGAAGTGGGCGGTGGCCGGATGGCTGCGGTCCTCGGTGACCACCTCGGCCTGCTGGACGGCCGGATGGCTCTTGAACCAGGCACCTACAAGGGTCTCGTAGTACGGCCAGTCGTACTCCGTGTCGGCGGCGGCGTGGACGCCGAGGTATCCGCCGCCCGAGTCGACGTAGCCCTTGAGGGCGTTCTGCTGGGTGTCGTCGAGGACGTCCCCCGTGGTGCTGAGGAAGACCACCGCTTCGTACGTGGAGAGGTTGGCCGGGGTGAACGCGGCGGCGTCCTCGGTGGCCGTGACGGTGAAGTCGCCCTCCGTGCCCAGTTCGGTCAGGGCCTGGATGCCCGCGGGTATGGAGTCGTGCCTGAACCCGGCGGTCTTGGAGAAGACCAGAACCTGGAAGGGGTCGGCCTCCGTGCCTGGACCCGGAGTGGCCTGCGCCCCGGTGGCGGGGACGAGCAGCGCAGCCGAGAGAAGGAGAGCGGCGGCGGACGCGAGCCCTCGCACGGAGAGGCGGGAGGAGATGCGTGAGGTCATGGGATCACGGCTCCAGGGTGAAGCTGTCGACGTCGAAGAGGTTGCCCTGCCCGGAGGGGCCCTTGAAGACGAGGTAGAGGCTGGTGGTGCCCGAGGGCGCGCCCGACATCGGCGCGCTGACGTCCACGAAGCTCTCCCAGTTACCGGTCGGTTTGACGGTCGCGGTGGCGACAAGGGTGCCGGTGGCGGAACCGGCGCGCAGTTCGATGGTGCCGCCGGGCCCCGCGGAGGAGACACGGGCCTTCAGGGTCTTGGCTCCGGTGAGGACGTAGGGCTGGAAGGAGATCCAGTCGCCGTCGTCGGTGAATCCGACCGTGGTCCCGCCCTCGGCGGGCCCGTGTCCCGCCTTCTCGATCCCGGACATGGCGGTGTAGTGCTCGGCCTGCCGGTGCCGGGGCTGGAGCTTGCGGACGCTGTGGCTCGTCAGCCCCGCACTGTCGGTGTACTGCGCGTCGAAGACCCCGTAGAGGTTGGCAGCGGCGTCGTGCTCACCGTCTGAGGGGACCGTCAGCGTGCCGGAGCAGCCGTTCTTCGAAGTGATCTCGTGCTGGTGGCTGTCGTGGCCCAACGAGTAGGTGACCTTGACCTTGGCGCAGTCCAGGGGGCCGTCCTCGGGGTCGGACCCGGTGACGGTGAAGGGCACGGTGTCACCGAAGGCGAAGAGCTGTCCGTCGGTGGGCGCGGTCAGGTTGACGGTCGGGGCGGTGTTGCCCGCGGTGACGACCAGACTGGAGGTGCCGGTGAGCCCTTCCGGGTCCTTGACGGTGAGGGTCGGTTTGAAGGTGCCGTTCTTGGTGTACGTGTGGCTGGGGTTGGCCTCCGTGGAGGTGGCGCCGTCCCCGAAGTCCCAGGCGTAGGTGAGTTTTCCGCCCTCGGGGTCGGAGCTGCCCTCGGAGGAGAACTTCACCGCGAGCGGTGTCGTGCCCGAGGTCTTGTCGACGGACGCCTTGGCGACGGGGTTGCGGTTGCTGCCCGCGATGTACTCGATGCGGTAGAGGGCCTGGTTGTCGCTGCCGCTGCCGTAGTCGAGGACGTACATGGCTCCGTCGGGGCCGAACTCCGAGTCCATGACCTGGCTGCCGGTCCACGGGAAGCTCTCGATGGCGCCGGGCGATCCGTCGCCCTCGACCTCGACGGTCTTGATCCATTTGCGGCCGTACTCGGTGGCGAAGAACCGTTTGTCGAGGGACTGGGGGAACTTCACCTTCGAGTCGAGGCCCGCGTCGAAGTGGTAGACGTCCCCGGCCATCGGGGACTCCGAGCCGCTGCCGAACTCGGGCGGTGAACCCTCGTCACCGGCGTAGCGGATCCAGGCCGCCTTGGCCGGGGGCAGCTTGTCGAGTCCGGTGTTGTGCGGTGAGTTGTTGGTGGGGCCGCCCGCGCAGTCGTACTTCGCGCCGGAGGGGCCATCGGGGAAGGTGTACTCGTTGTACGTCTCCGTGGCGGTGTTGGTGCCGGTGCAGTAGGGCCAGCCGTAGTTGCCCGCGGAGGTGATGCGGTTGAACTCGACCTGGCCGCTGGGGCCTCGGTTCGGGTCGGTGGTGCCGGCGTCGGGCCCGTAGTCGCCGAGGTAGACCGTGTCGTTCGCCTTGTCGACGGACATCCTGAACGGGTTGCGGAACCCCATGGCGTAGATCTCGGGGCGGGTCTTGGCGGTGCCGGGGGCGAAGAGGTTGCCCGCGGGGACGGTGTAGCCGCCGTCGGCGGTCGGTTTGATGCGCAGGACCTTGCCGCGCAGGTCGTTGGTGTTGCCCGAGGAGCGCTGGGCGTCGAACTGCGGGTTTCTGTCGGCGCGTTCGTCGAGGGGCGAGTAGCCGGCCGACTCGAAGGGGTTGGTGTCGTCCCCGGTCGTCAGATACAGATTGCCCTTGGAGTCGAAGTCGAGGTCACCGCCGACGTGACAGCACTGGCCCCGGTCGTTGTCCACTTCGAGGAGGACCTTCTCGGTCGCCTTGTCGAGGGTCCCGTCCGTCTTCAGTGTGAAGCGGGAGAGGTTGAGGTGCCCCTTGTAGCGGTCGAAGTCGGCGGCGGTGCCTGTGGTGGGCGCGTCCCCCGCCGGTGTGTCGAGCTTGGGTGAGTAGTACAGGTACAGGTAGCGGTTGGTGGCGAAGGCGGGGTCGACCGCCACCCCTTGGAGCCCTTCCTCGTCGTGGCTGTAGACGTCCAGGGTCCCTGCCGTCTTTGTCGCACCCGAGGCGTCGGTGAGTCTGAGGGTGCCGTCCCGTGAGGTGTGCAGGACGGACTTGTCGGGGAGGACCGCGAGGGACATGGCCTCGCCGCCCATCTCCGCCGCCCCGTGGGCGAGTTGCACTTGCTGGTAGTCGGCTGCGGGAATGTCCTTCGCCGCGCCCTGCGCGCTGGTGGCGGTACCCGTGGTGGCGGCTCCCGCCCCCAGTACCAGTGCGAGTGCGGTGAGCAGCTTCAACCCGGATCTTCTCGGGCGTCCTGACATGAAGCTTCCTTCCTGACGTGTGGGGTGGTCAGGCCAAGGGCTGCCCCGTAGTCCCTGACGGATCAGCGTGCGGCGTCAGTCGCGGCGTATCTCAGGGCGAGGGAATGCCCGCATACTGGATGCATTCGGGCATTCCGACAGCGCGGCGAGGCACCGTAGCTGTAGGCGCCGTAGCCGTCGTCGCACGCCCGCCAGGGACTACGGGGCAGCCCTTGGGCGCGCGCCGGCCGCGCTTGCCTTGCGTTGAGACGTCGTCGCTGTGGCGCGAGGGCTCCTGCGGGACCGTGGGGTGCGGCGGCTCGCCACTCGACCCGAGAGAGACCACCTGCATGCGAGTTGCTACGCACACAAGGCTTCTTGCACATCACTTCGAACGTTTTGCAAGCTCACCAACCGGGCCTCTATTTGTCAAGGCCGTGTCAAAACCCACTCCCTGAGCCCATTACGCCGAGCATCCGACCGATGGCCGGGCCAAGGAATTTTTGGCATGAGCTTGGCAAGCAACTCGGTCATGACCGTGGACCTACTAACAACTCTCTGCAATTCTCCAATAATTGAGCGCAAGAAATAACGCTTCAAGATCACTCAATCCCCGTTGGACCCACAACACTCCGGCAGTTCCAAGAGCCGTGGAGAGGAAGATCATGAGAAGACATCGCTGGAACCGCTGGAGATGGCGGGCAGTCACCGCCTTCCTGGCGGCGAGCCTGCTGATGCTCGGCCTGCCCGCCCTGTCGGCGACGGCGGCCGGTGGCGGCCCCGACCTGGCCTCCGGGGCGAAGACCAGGGCCAGTTCGGCCGAGGCCGACCACGCCGCGGCCGGCGTCACGGACGGGAACCAGAGGACGTACTGGCAGGGCAAGGGCAAGAAGTTCCCGCAGTGGGTGCAGACCGACCTCGGGCGCAAGGCCCGCGTCGACCAGGTCACCCTCAAGCTCCCCGCCGACTGGAAGAGCCGCAAGCAGACCCTGTCCGTGCAGGGCAGTGCGGACGGCACCAGCTTCAGCACGCTGAAGACGTCCGCCGCCTACACGTTCAGCCCCGGAGCGGGCAACAAGGTGACGGTCTCCTTCCCCGCCACCGTCGCCCGCTACGTCCGCGCCGAGATCACCGCCAACTCGGTAGCGAAGCAGGGGCAGCTCTCCGAGCTGGAGGTACGCGTCGCCGCCAAGGCAGCCGCCGGCCCGAACCTCGCCCAGGGCAAGCCCTTCACCGCGAGCAGCTACACCGAGGTGTACGTGGCCGCCAACGCGGGCGACGGCAACCGCGCCACGTACTGGGAGAGCAAGAACAACGACCTCCCGCAGTGGGCCCAGGTCGACCTCGGTTCCTCGGTACGGATCAACGAGGTGACGCTCCGGCTGCCGGGCGGCTGGCCCGACCGGACGCAGACACTGAAGATCCAGGGCTCGACCAACGGAACGGCCTTCACCGATCTGACGGATTCCAAGGCCTACGCGTTCAACTCGGGCAACAGCCAGTCGTCGACGATCACCTTCGACGCGACGACCACGCGCTACGTACGCGTCCTGGTCACCGCCAACACGGGCCAGCCCGCGGGGCAACTCTCCGAGCTTGAGGTCTACGGCCCCACGACCGGTGACACCCAGGCGCCGACGGCCCCCGCCGACCTCGCCTACACGGAGCCCGGCACCGGTCAGATCAAGCTGACCTGGAAGGCGGCGACCGACAACACCGGCGTCACCGGCTACGACGTGTACGCCAACGGACAGCTCCGCAGCAGTGTCGCGGGCAACGTGCTGACGTTCACCGACTCGCAGCCCGCGAGCGCCACGGTCGCGTACTACGTACGGGCCAAGGACGCGGCGGGCAACGTCTCGGGCAACAGCAACACCGTGACCCGCCAGGGCCAGTCGGGCGGCGACACGCAGGCGCCCACCGCGCCGGGCTCGCTCGCCTTCACGCAGCCCACGTCCGGGCAGATCAAGCTGACCTGGCAGGCGTCCACCGACAATGTGAAGGTCACCGGCTACGACATCTACGCCAACGGATCGCTGCGCGACTCCGTCGCGGGTGATGTCACCACCTACACGGACAGCCAGCCCGCCAACACCACCGTGGCGTACTACGTACGGGCCAAGGACGCGGCGGGCAACATCTCGGGCAACAGCAACACCGTGACCCGCACCGGCTCCACGGGCGGCGGCTCCAACCTCGCGCAGGGCAAGCCGATCACGGCCAGCTCCAGTGTCTTCACCTTCGTCGCGGAGAACGCCAACGACGGTCTCACCAGCACCTACTGGGAGGGCGCGGGCGGCAGCTACCCGAGCACCCTCGCGGTGAAGCTGGGCGCCAACGCCGACGTGAACCAGGTCGTCGTGAAGCTCAACCCGGACAGCTCCTGGGGCAACCGTACCCAGAACTTCCAGGTGCTCGGCCGCGAGCAGAAGGCGACCGGGTTCACCAGCCTGGTCGCGGCGAAGGACTACGTCTTCAGCCCCTCCAGCGGCAACACGGTGACCATCCCCGTCTCGGGGCGTGTCGCCGATGTCCAGCTCAAGTTCAACTCCAACACCGGCGCCCCCGCGGGCCAGGTGGCCGAGTTCCAGGTGATCGGCGTGGCCGCGCCCAACCCGGACCTCCAGGTCACCAAGATCACCTCGTCGCCCTCGGCCCCGGTCGAGTCCGACCCGATCAGCCTGACCGCCACCGTCACCAACAGCGGCAGCGAGGCGTCGGACGCCACTGACGTGACGTTCAAGCTCGGCGGCGACAAGGCGGGCACCGCCGCGGTGCCGGCTCTCGCGGCGGGCGAGACGAAGACGGTCACCGGTTCCATCGGCGCGCGTGACGCGGGAAGTTACCCGGTGAGCGCCGTGGTCGACGAGGACAACAAGGTCGTCGAGCAGAACGAGGCCAACAACACCTACGCGAGCCCCACTCCCCTGGTCGTCAAGCCGGTGTCCAGCTCCGACCTGGTGGCCTCACCCGTCTCCTGGTCGCCCAGCTCGGCCTCCGCTGGCGACACGGTGACGTTCACCGTGGCCATCAAGAACCAGGGCACGACCGCCTCGGCGGGCGGTGCGCACGGGGTGACCCTGACCGTGACCGACTCCAAGGGCGCCACGGTCAAGACGCTGACGGGAAGCCACAACGGGTCCATAGCGGCGGGCTCCACCACGGCGCCTGTCAGCCTCGGCACCTGGACGGCGGCGAACGGCAAGTACTCCGTGAAGACGGTGATCGCCGACGACGCCAACGAGGTCCCGGTCAAGCGGCAGAACAACACCAGCACCGACGCCCTGTTCATCGGGCGCGGCGCCGACATGCCGTACGACATGTACGAGGCCGAGGACGGCACCACCGGCGGCGGCGCGAAGGTCGTCGGGCCGAACAGGACCGTCGGTGACGTGGCGGGCGAGGCGTCGGGCCGCAAGGCCGTGACACTGAACGACACGGGTGACTCGATCGAGTTCACCACCAAGGCCAGCACCAACACGCTGGTCACCCGCTTCTCGATCCCTGACTCCGCGGGCGGCGGTGGCATCGACGCCACACTCAATGTGTACGTCGACGGCCAGTTCCTGAAGGCCATCGACCTCACCTCCAAGTACGCCTGGCTGTACGGGAACGAGACCGCCCCCGGCAACTCTCCGGGCTCGGGCTCGCCCCGCCACATCTACGACGAGGCCAACCTCCAGCTCGGGAAGACGGTCCCCGCGGGCTCCAAAATCAAGCTCCAGAAGGACGCGGCCAACACCTCGAAGTACGCGATCGACTTCATCAACACCGAGCAGGCCGCCGTCATCGCCAACCCCGATCCGGCGACGTACACCGTACCGGCCGGCTTCTCGCACCAGGACGTGCAGAACGCCCTGGACAAGGTCAGGATGGACACCACGGGCAAGCTCGTGGGCGTCTACCTCCCGGCCGGTGACTACGAGACGTCCAGCAAGTTCCAGGTGTACGGCAAGGCGGTCAAGGTCGTCGGCGCGGGCCCCTGGTTCACCCGCTTCCACGCCCCTTCGTCCCAGGACAACACCGATGTCGGCTTCCGGGCCGAGAACACGGCGAAGGGTTCCTCGTTCGCCAACTTCGCCTACTTCGGCAACTACACCTCACGTATCGACGGGCCGGGGAAGGTCTTCGACTTCTCGAACATCACCGATGTGACCATCGACAACGTGTGGAACGAGCACACCGTCTGCCTCTACTGGGGCGCCAACACCGACTCCATCACCATCAAGAACTCCCGTATCCGTGACACCTTCGCCGACGGCATCAACATGACCAACGGCAGCACCGACAACCACGTCACCAACAATGACGCGCGTTCGACCGGTGACGACAGCTTCGCGCTGTTCTCAGCGATCGACGCGGGTGGCTCGGACATGAAGAACAACGTGTACGAGAACCTGTCGGCCACCCTGACCTGGCGCGCTGCGGGCATCGCCGTCTACGGCGGCTACAACAACACCTTCCGCAACATCCACGTCGCCGACACCCTGGTGTACTCGGGCATCACCGTCAGCTCGCTGGACTTCGGCTACCCGATGAACGGCTTCGGGACCGATCCGACGACACTGGAGAACATCTCCGTGGTGCGGGCGGGCGGTCACTTCTGGGGCTCGCAGACCTTCCCGGGGATATGGCTGTTCTCGGCGTCCAAGGTGTTCCAGGGCATCCGTATCAACAACGTCGACATCGTCGATCCGACGTACAGCGGGATCATGTTCCAGACCAACTACGTGGGAGGCCAGCCGCAGTTCCCGATCAAGGACACCATCCTGAGCGACATCACGATCACCGGGGCGAAGAAGAGCGGCGACGCGTACGACGCGAAGTCGGGGTTCGGTCTCTGGGCCAACGAGATGCCGGAGGCGGGCCAGGGCCCGGCAGTGGGGGAGGTCACCTTCAACGGGCTCAAGATGAGCGGCAACGCGCAGGACATCAAGAACACGACACCCAACTTCAAGATCAACATCAATCCGTAGGCCCGTAGGCCCGTAGGTTCGTAGGCCCGTAGGCCCGTAGGCCCGTAGGCCCGTAGGCCCGTAGGCCCGTAGGCCCGTCGGTCCACAGGCCCGTCGGTCCACAGGTACGGAGCGAGCACACGGCCCTGCGGCCGTGACCGTACGACCCGCACGAGCCGGTCCGTGGCGGAGAACACAGCCACGGACCGGTGGGCCCGTCCCCAAAGGCTCCCAGGCCACAGGGGCGGGCCCGACCGCGTCCCCACCTCGCCCTACCGCGCCGCTCAAGCCGGTTCCGAAGGCTCGTAGGCTTCTTACAGGGGGCCGGGGCAGAAATGGGAGCGGAACACATGGGCAGGAACGGCGGCCGCAAGCGGCCCGGTGGACAGGGCGAAGCGGGCGCCGCGAAGGCCGGCGCCGTGAAAGCGAACGGCGCGAAAGCGGGCGCCGTCAAGGCGGCCGGTGCGAAAACGGACAGCACCAGAACGGACAACACCAAGGGCGCCGCGAAGGCCGGCTCTGCGAAAGCGGAGGGTGTGACGGCGGACACCGCCAAGGCCCCCGCGAAAGCGGACGCGAAGGGCGGCAAGCCCGCGCTCATCCGTCTCCGCCGCGCGGGCCGCACCTACGGGGAGCGCCAGGCGCTGTTCCCGATCGACATGGCGGTACGGGCGGGCGAGTGCGTGGCCCTCATGGGCAGCAACGGCTCCGGCAAGTCGACGCTGCTGCGGCTGGCCTCGGGCAGGGAGAAGCCGACCACGGGTTCCGTGCTCTTCGAGGGCCACCCGATGCGCGAGGAGGACCCGAGGACAAGGGCGCGAATCGCCGTCGTAGGAGACACGGTGTCCTGCTATCCCGACCTCACGGCCCGCGCGCACCTGCTGCTGGTGGCGCGCGCCCAGGGTGTCGGGGACGCGGCGGCCGAGTGGACGGACCGGGTCCTCGCGGAGCGCGGCCTCACCGCCCACGCCGACAGCTACCCTTCGTCGCTCTCCTCCGGCCAGATGCAGTCGCTGCTGCTCGGCTGCGCCTTTGTACGCCCCCGCGACATGCTGATCCTCGACGAGCCCGAGCAGCGCCTCGACCCGGCAGCGCGTGACCGGCTCGCGGAACAGATCAAGCAGGAGAAGCGTGACGGGGTGGCCGTCCTCCTCGCCACCCACCACACGGACCTCGCGGGCAGCACCGCCGACCGTGTGATCGTCCTTGAGGAAGGCCGTGTGATCGCGGCGGGCGCGACGGAGAAGGTCCTCAAGAAGGTGGGCCTGTGACCGCGACGACACAGGAGACGCGGGTCCGGGCGGCGGAGCCCGACCTCGCGTACGGCGACGACATCGACCCCCTGGACCTCGATCCGGGCGACGGCGACTGGCGCCCTGCGGACCACATCCACGAGGACGAGGACGACGAGCCGGCCCCCGACGAGCACGATCCCTACTGGGACGAGCTGACCGACGACACCTTCGCGCATCTGCGCAGGATCAGGGCCGACCACCGCTCGCAGGAGCGCGGCGACAAGGCCTTCATCCTCTACGTGATCACACTCTTCGTCGGCGGGTACGGCGGGCTCTTCGCCCTGCACCTGGTGGAACGCGCCGCCGACAACCCCGGCGGTCCCGCGATCGGCCCGTGGACGGCGGCGCTCGCTCCGATGCTGATGGGCGGCGCCTCGCTCGCCCTGCTCGTCATGGGCCGCAGCGCCCGCTGGGCCGGGCCCGTCCTGCTGGACGCGCCCACGGTCAGCTGGCTGCTGCCGCACCCGGTGCGCTGGGAGCGGCTGCTGCGGCCGAAGTTCCGCGCGGTCCTGATCAAGGGCGGGGCCTCGGGCGCGGTGGTCGGCGCGTTCCTCGGTCTCACGCCGTTCCTCGCGGGCGCCGGTGAGTCGCTCCCCGGGCTCGGTGCGGGTGTCGCGGCCGGCGCCGTGTTCGGCGTGCTGACGGTCGCGGCCGCCGTGCTGATCGAGACGCGTCCCGCGATGCGGCAGGGCCGGTGGAGCCTGCCGCTGGCCGCGCTGACGCTGATGTTCGCGGTCCAGGCGCTGCTGGCCTGGCGTGGGATCGGCTCCTCGTGGTGGCGGACGGTGGACCTGTGGTCAGGGCCCTGGGGCTGGTGCGTCCGAGTGCTCACCGACGGCGCGGCGGGCGACCTGGGGATCGCCTGGGGGCTGGCGCTGGTGCTGCTGCTCGCCGTGACGGTCGCCGTGGCCGTGCGGGCCCACCACGAACTGCGGCTGCTCAGCGGGGAGTCGCTGCGCACCCGCAGCCGTACCGTGCAGGGCGTGACGGGCGCGGTCAACACGGTCGATCTGCGGGCCGCGCGGCTCGCCACCCGTTCCGCCGTACGCCGGGGAGGCCGAGCCTCCTGGTACCTGCGGCGCGGGCCGCTCGCCGCCCTTCTCTCGTCGCCGCCCCGCCGGGCCGTGCTGCTCGTGCCGTGGCGTGACGCCGTGGGGCTGGCCTCGGCCCCCTCGCAGCTCGCGTGGACGGTGGTGTGGTGGGCGTGCGGGCTCACCGCGGCGACGATCATGGCCACGACCGATGCGACGGTCGCCACGGCCGCCTCGCTGATCGTGACGCTGGTCGCCGGGTATCTCGCCGCGGGCTCGCTCACCGAGCCGGCCCGCACGGACTCCGACGATCTGCGCCGCTCGCGCCTGCTGCCGTACACCTACCAGAACCTGATGCTGCTCCACTCGCTCCTGCCCATCGTGCTGCTCGCTGCCCTTGGTGGGCTGGGTGTGGGGGCGCTCGCCCTCTGGGGGCTGCCGCTGGCGCCCGGGGTGGTCATGCTGATGGCGGTGCCCGCGTGGGTGACGGCGGCCCTCGTGTCGGCGAACAGGGGCAGCATGCCGCAGTCCCTCTTCGTGGGCGAGGACACGATGTGGGGCAACACCTCCCCGCTCAAGGTGGTGCTGTGGCACTCCCGCGCCCCACTCGCGCTCGGCGCCGTCCTGGCGTTCGCGGTCTTCCAGATCGGCCGGGGCCCGGCAACGGCGCAGGGCTGGTCGATCCCGTCGGTGCTGTGCGTCGCGGCGGCGGGCATCGGCTTCTGGTGGGTCGAGGGCCGCGCGGGCCGGCTCTACAGGGACGCGGGATGAGCTGACCGCGTCCTGTACCCGTCTCCGTGGCGGGGGTAGACCCCTTGGGGCGGGGCGGGTCGCTCGCACGGCGCCGCCCTCAGTGGTCCCAGTGGCCCGGCCTGGTCAGCGTCGCCGGAATGCGGGTCGACGCGTCGCCCTTGGCCGCGTTGAGCTGTGGCTGGGTGAGGAAGAGGGCGCCGGTGAGGTCGGCGCCGCGCAGGTCCGTGTCCCTGAGGTCGGCGCCGATGAGGTCG from Streptomyces tsukubensis encodes:
- a CDS encoding DUF6297 family protein, which encodes MTATTQETRVRAAEPDLAYGDDIDPLDLDPGDGDWRPADHIHEDEDDEPAPDEHDPYWDELTDDTFAHLRRIRADHRSQERGDKAFILYVITLFVGGYGGLFALHLVERAADNPGGPAIGPWTAALAPMLMGGASLALLVMGRSARWAGPVLLDAPTVSWLLPHPVRWERLLRPKFRAVLIKGGASGAVVGAFLGLTPFLAGAGESLPGLGAGVAAGAVFGVLTVAAAVLIETRPAMRQGRWSLPLAALTLMFAVQALLAWRGIGSSWWRTVDLWSGPWGWCVRVLTDGAAGDLGIAWGLALVLLLAVTVAVAVRAHHELRLLSGESLRTRSRTVQGVTGAVNTVDLRAARLATRSAVRRGGRASWYLRRGPLAALLSSPPRRAVLLVPWRDAVGLASAPSQLAWTVVWWACGLTAATIMATTDATVATAASLIVTLVAGYLAAGSLTEPARTDSDDLRRSRLLPYTYQNLMLLHSLLPIVLLAALGGLGVGALALWGLPLAPGVVMLMAVPAWVTAALVSANRGSMPQSLFVGEDTMWGNTSPLKVVLWHSRAPLALGAVLAFAVFQIGRGPATAQGWSIPSVLCVAAAGIGFWWVEGRAGRLYRDAG